A single genomic interval of Oryza sativa Japonica Group chromosome 7, ASM3414082v1 harbors:
- the LOC136351101 gene encoding protein app1-like, which produces MPWTNEHQPTCRSKRSFRKQMKMAPFKTILLVVFFALFAVSSLQPSAAVRDAQVFKPTVANADVTQPSASLVGLPGLPPLQPLPTIQIPGLPPLPQLPTIQIPSLPQLPPLPTIQIPGLPTLPQLPTIPGLPQLPTLPTIQIPELPPLPPLPSVSITPGSPGAPARIPISSQSALAAAPIAPQQPTECLSSLMALMPCMEYVTKADVPAPPSVCCDGFKSLVEKAPICLCHGINGNISKLMPAPIDLTRIMSLPATCGVAPPVEALTKCFTGPVPPLMPASTPAAAPSPSPEPST; this is translated from the exons ATGCCATGGACCAACGAACACCAACCCACGTGCAGATCGAAACGCAGCTTTCGCAAGCAGATGAAGATGGCGCCTTTCAAGAccatcctcctcgtcgtcttcTTCGCGCTCTTCGCCGTCTCCTCGCTGCAGCCGTCGGCAGCCGTCAGGGACGCCCAGGTGTTCAAGCCAACCGTCGCAAATGCCGACGTGACCCAGCCATCAGCTTCGCTGGTTGGATTGCCAGGTCTGCCCCCATTGCAACCACTCCCGACGATCCAAATCCCAGGTCTCCCACCGTTGCCCCAACTTCCAACGATCCAAATCCCAAGCCTTCCACAACTGCCTCCACTTCCAACAATCCAAATCCCAGGGCTTCCGACATTGCCACAACTTCCGACAATCCCAGGGCTTCCACAACTGCCGACACTTCCGACGATCCAAATCCCGGAGCTACCACCATTGCCACCATTGCCGTCAGTCTCCATCACACCGGGATCACCAGGTGCACCAGCACGAATCCCCATTAGCTCCCAGAGCGCACTGGCTGCAGCGCCTATCGCACCACAGCAGCCAACGGAGTGCTTGTCGTCGTTGATGGCGCTGATGCCGTGCATGGAGTACGTCACCAAGGCCGATGTGCCGGCTCCCCCAAGCGTCTGCTGCGACGGATTCAAGTCGCTCGTGGAGAAGGCGCCCATCTGCCTCTGCCACGGCATCAACGGCAACATCAGCAAGCTCATGCCGGCGCCGATCGATCTCACGCGCATTATGTCTCTTCCGGCCACCTGCGGCGTTGCCCCGCCTGTTGAGGCTCTCACCAAGTGCTTCA CGGGACCAGTGCCGCCGTTGATGCCTGCTTCtactcctgctgctgctccatctccatctcccg AACCATCAACGTAA
- the LOC4343210 gene encoding uncharacterized protein — translation MTRVAVVGAGVSGLAAAHEAARGGGGVRVTLYEREDSLGGHARTVAVDGDAGPVDLDLGFMVFNRVTYPNMMEWFEELGVEMELSDMSFSVSAQLQDGDEQTMEWGSRNGLAGLLAQKTNAVSPAFWRMIREILKFKDDVLTYLEEHDKNPDLDRNETLGHFVQSHGYSRLFQQAYLVPICACIWSCPSQGVLGFSAFFVLSFCRNHHLLQLFGRPQWLTVKGRSHTYVNRVREELESLGCQIKTGCEVQSVSALEGGGYRVVEAGGTEEAYDSIIFAVHAPDALNILGDEATHDERRILGAFQYVYSDIYLHCDKSLMPRNPSAWSSWNFLGTTTTGVCVTYWLNLLQNIEQSAGRGRRPFLVTLNPPRVPDHVLLAWKTSHPVPSVAAAAAAGELRRVQGCRGLWFCGAYQGYGFHEDGLKAGMAAARGLLLAANGGAGERRLLANPRQMVPSWTEAGARLLVTRFLAGYVSVGNLTLLEEGGTMFSFGEAGKKCQAKCVMRVHDPLFYWKVATEADLGLADAYINGYCSFVDKKQGLLNLLLILIANRDANKQSSTSTSRIRGWWTPMLLTAGVASAKYFLRHVSRKNTVTQTRQNISQHYDLSNDFFSLFLDPSMTYSCAVFKDEDESLEAAQQRKVSLLIHKARVERDHHVLEIGSGWGSLAIQVVKQTGCKYTGVTLSEEQLKYCQRKVKEAGLEDHMTFLLCDYRQIPTVRKYDRIISCEMIEGVGHEYMDDFFGCCESLLAQDGLFVLQFISIPEERYEEYRRSSDFIKEYIFPGGCLPSLSRITSAMSTSSRLCIEHLENIGYHYYPTLIRWRDNFMANREEIKSLGFDDKFIRIWEYYFIYCAAGFKSRTLGNYQIVLSRPGNDKLLPFADNPYATFPAA, via the exons GTGACGTACCCGAACATGATGGAGTGGTTCGAGGAGCTGGGCGTGGAGATGGAGCTTTCGGACATGTCCTTCTCGGTGAGCGCCCAGCTGCAGGATGGCGACGAGCAGACGATGGAGTGGGGCAGCCGCAACGGCCTCGCGGGCCTCCTCGCCCAGAAGACCAACGCCGTGAGCCCCGCGTTCTGGCGCATGATCCGCGAGATCCTCAAGTTCAAGGACGACGTCCTCAC GTACCTGGAGGAGCACGACAAGAACCCTGATCTGGACAGGAACGAGACGCTGGGGCACTTCGTCCAGTCGCACGGTTACTCTCGCCTCTTCCAGCAGGCCTACCTT GTCCCGATCTGTGCGTGCATATGGTCGTGCCCATCACAGGGGGTTCTAGGCTTCTCTGCTTTCTTCGTCCTCTCCTTCTGCCGCAATCACCATCTCTTGCAG CTGTTCGGTCGTCCACAGTGGCTCACGGTGAAGGGCCGCTCCCATACCTACGTAAACAGG GTAAGGGAGGAGCTTGAGAGCCTGGGCTGTCAGATTAAGACCGGCTGTGAAGTCCAGTCTGTTTCAGCTCTTGAGGGAG GAGGGTATAGGGTCGTTGAGGCAGGGGGTACAGAGGAGGCGTATGACAGCATCATATTCGCCGTGCACGCGCCTGACGCTCTCAACATCCTGGGAGacgaggccacccacgacgagcGCAGAATCCTCGGCGCCTTTCAGTACGTCTACAG TGACATCTACCTCCACTGCGACAAGAGCTTGATGCCACGGAATCCGTCGGCGTGGAGCTCCTGGAACTTCCTGgggaccaccaccaccggcgtcTGCGTCACCTACTGGCTCAACCTTCTCCAG AACATCGAGCAGTCGGCGGGGAGAGGGAGGCGTCCGTTCCTGGTGACGCTGAACCCACCCCGCGTCCCGGACCACGTCCTGCTCGCCTGGAAAACCAGCCACCCGGtgccgtcggtggcggcggcggcggcggcgggggagctcCGCCGCGTCCAGGGATGCCGGGGCCTCTGGTTCTGCGGCGCCTACCAGGGCTACGGCTTCCACGAGGACGGCCTCAAGGCCGGCATGGCCGCCGCGAGGGGGTTACTGCtcgcggcgaacggcggcgccggcgagcggcggctgctggcgAATCCGAGGCAGATGGTGCCGTCGTGGACAGAGGCCGGGGCGCGGCTCCTAGTCACCAGGTTCCTCGCCGGCTACGTCTCCGTCGGTAACCTGAC ATTGCTGGAGGAAGGAGGCACCATGTTCAGTTTTGGTGAGGCAGGGAAGAAATGTCAGGCCAAATGTGTCATGCGAGTCCATGACCCCCTCTTCTACTGGAAG GTGGCGACGGAAGCAGACCTTGGTCTGGCAGATGCCTACATCAACGGCTACTGCTCTTTCGTCGACAAGAAACAGGGCCTTCTCAACCTTCTATTG ATTCTGATTGCTAACAGAGACGCCAACAAGCAgagcagcaccagcaccagcagaaTAAG AGGCTGGTGGACACCGATGCTTCTGACGGCCGGGGTCGCGTCTGCCAAATACTTCCTGCGCCACGTGTCCAGGAAGAACACTGTCACACAGACTCGCCAGAACATCTCCCAGCACTACGACCTG AGCAACGATTTCTTCTCCCTTTTCCTGGATCCATCGATGACATACTCTTGTGCCGTCTTCAAG GACGAGGACGAGAGTTTAGAAGCAGCCCAGCAGCGCAAAGTTAGCCTGCTAATCCACAAG GCTAGGGTGGAGCGAGATCACCATGTTCTCGAGATTGGTAGTGGCTGGGGCAGCCTAGCGATACAGGTGGTCAAGCAGACTGGTTGCAAATACACTGGGGTCACACTGTCTGAGGAGCAGCTTAAATATTGCCAGAGAAAAGTGAAGGAAGCTGGTCTAGAG GACCACATGACTTTCCTGCTGTGCGACTACCGTCAAATACCAACAGTTCGAAAATATGACAGGATCATATCTTG TGAAATGATCGAAGGGGTAGGCCATGAATACATGGACGATTTCTTCGGCTGCTGCGAGTCTCTCCTGGCACAGGATGGCCTGTTCGTCCTCCAGTTCATCTCCATCCCTGAAGAACGGTACGAAGAATACAGGAGGAGTTCAGACTTCATCAAGGAATACATATTTCCTGGGGGTTGCCTTCCATCCTTGTCTCGGATAACATCCGCCATGTCCACCTCGTCGAGGCTATG cATCGAGCACTTGGAGAATATTGGGTACCACTACTACCCCACGCTGATACGCTGGCGGGACAACTTCATGGCTAACAGAGA AGAGATAAAGTCCCTGGGATTCGATGACAAGTTCATCCGCATATGGGAGTACTATTTCATATACTGCGCAGCTGGGTTCAAGTCACGTACACTTGGAAACTACCAGATTGTGTTGTCTCGGCCTGGCAACGACAAGCTGCTGCCCTTTGCCGACAACCCTTACGCCACCTTCCCGGCAGCCTAG